One Pseudodesulfovibrio cashew DNA window includes the following coding sequences:
- a CDS encoding response regulator: MYKFLALLITLSCLVHGPAWADAPLRGGYFENDPVSFTDSASDPDGLAVAVVRLLAGRLDRDLELVQGTQDQCLERLVSGDIDFIVALPFSYDHPALRYTTNSLVANWAAIYTHSLHVDNLRDLQGKRIAYKNGDDSTGVFKTLAAGLGVSFTLVRYESYADVFSAVEDGDVDAGILNRLYGHRYSWKYDVIPSTLLFNPVSFRIAVSSNGDDRLLYSLDQGLEALKRDKASPYHDVINYWLSSEEGEAWWQSYYLWGGLGFVLLQVCAVIWVKRRLMATTSKADLQEEALKVETKVRKQAQVALWESVERHRAMFTDNRLPQMLVDSPTFRIIEVNPAAEEFYGFPPGRLLTLGLQDVSVGSLSSTHSLIRKVELGRGQVVTRHRVADGSVADVELFISSLYIHEQKHHLVTVVDISERVAAEKARQESEERLDLAVKGGDLAFWDWDVENNVMIYNDHYAEMLGYGREQMGRSPDELLARVHPDDRDRVQKDLQNCLHGSEGVLVSKFRTRTRSGELRWLTSRGKVSQRTRDGKPLRVTGIAYDITERKQTQDRLTSINDCTLGFGPEPDLNIASLTKLAGRELGGCAAFYNRAWMDGVTRHSAWGDAATEAAEADAVSLAHELIKRNVKGLFLLNNLKSSRYVDMAPEVAAQGVETYLGQIIWVKGQPAGVLCVLFRDNYVPSGNDEHLFGIVAAAIMVEEERSQADMELIAAKETAESANRAKSEFLANMSHEIRTPLNGIFGMLQLMSETDLDETQQDFVSTALTSGRSLLRVINDVLDFSKMEAGMLVLVDEPFDLRQVLRGVLDNFTVQAAERNVSVGVEVDASVPSFMRGDAARIRQILFNLVGNGVKFTNGGEVVVETWARPLETRPEILRLYITVSDTGIGIPDDMIDSIFEAFSQVDGSYTRRYGGTGLGLGIVKRLVGLMNGSIMVESSEKGTSIHLYLDVAEAPEQRLAETNAVPRSVQIDPMRILLAEDERINRMSVRILLERLGHTVTEAEDGRQALELLKFNDFDAVLMDIQMPNMDGLTAIRLIRENASLGDKANIPVIALTAHAMKGDKEKFLQAGMTDYLAKPVEFVDLVSVLTSVASRSDGGERDS; this comes from the coding sequence TTGTATAAATTTCTGGCACTGTTGATCACCTTGTCATGCCTGGTCCACGGACCGGCCTGGGCAGACGCTCCGCTACGCGGCGGCTATTTCGAGAACGACCCCGTATCCTTCACGGACAGTGCTTCGGACCCGGACGGTCTGGCCGTGGCCGTTGTCAGGCTGCTCGCCGGGAGACTGGACCGGGATCTGGAGCTGGTGCAAGGCACGCAGGACCAATGCCTGGAACGGCTCGTCTCCGGCGACATCGACTTTATCGTGGCCCTGCCTTTCAGCTACGATCATCCCGCCCTCCGTTATACGACGAATTCGCTGGTAGCCAATTGGGCGGCCATTTACACGCACTCCCTGCACGTGGACAATCTCCGGGACCTGCAGGGGAAGCGTATCGCCTACAAGAACGGGGACGACAGCACCGGCGTGTTCAAGACGCTGGCCGCAGGGCTGGGCGTCTCCTTCACGCTGGTCCGCTACGAGTCCTATGCCGACGTCTTCTCGGCAGTGGAGGACGGCGACGTGGACGCGGGTATTCTCAACCGGCTATACGGTCACCGCTATTCCTGGAAATACGACGTCATTCCATCCACTCTGCTTTTCAATCCGGTCTCCTTCCGCATCGCCGTATCCAGCAATGGGGATGACCGGTTGCTGTATTCCCTTGACCAGGGACTCGAAGCGCTGAAGCGGGACAAGGCCTCTCCGTATCACGACGTGATCAATTACTGGCTGAGCAGCGAGGAGGGCGAAGCCTGGTGGCAATCCTATTACCTGTGGGGAGGGCTCGGTTTCGTCCTGCTGCAGGTCTGCGCAGTCATCTGGGTCAAGCGGCGGCTGATGGCCACCACCTCCAAGGCGGACCTCCAGGAGGAGGCCCTCAAGGTGGAGACCAAAGTCCGCAAGCAGGCGCAGGTGGCCCTGTGGGAAAGCGTGGAGCGCCATCGGGCCATGTTCACGGACAACCGGCTGCCGCAGATGCTGGTGGATTCTCCGACCTTCCGCATCATCGAGGTCAATCCCGCAGCCGAGGAGTTTTACGGTTTTCCTCCCGGCAGGCTGCTGACCCTGGGGCTGCAGGACGTCAGCGTGGGCAGCCTGTCGTCCACCCATTCCCTGATCCGCAAGGTCGAGCTGGGACGGGGCCAGGTGGTGACCCGTCACCGCGTGGCCGACGGCTCCGTCGCCGACGTGGAGCTGTTCATCAGCTCGCTTTACATCCATGAGCAGAAGCATCACCTCGTCACCGTGGTGGACATCTCCGAGCGCGTGGCCGCGGAAAAGGCCCGCCAGGAAAGCGAGGAGCGTCTGGACCTGGCGGTCAAGGGCGGCGATCTCGCCTTTTGGGATTGGGACGTGGAAAACAACGTGATGATCTACAACGACCACTATGCCGAAATGCTAGGCTACGGAAGGGAGCAGATGGGGCGGTCCCCGGACGAACTCCTCGCCCGGGTGCATCCGGATGACCGCGATCGGGTGCAAAAGGACCTGCAAAACTGCCTTCACGGCAGCGAGGGCGTGCTTGTGTCCAAGTTCCGCACCCGGACCCGCAGCGGCGAGCTGCGCTGGCTGACCAGCCGGGGCAAGGTTTCCCAGCGGACCCGGGACGGCAAGCCTCTTCGGGTGACGGGCATCGCCTACGACATCACGGAGCGCAAGCAGACGCAGGACCGGCTGACCAGCATCAACGACTGTACGCTCGGGTTCGGTCCCGAACCGGACCTGAACATCGCCAGCCTGACCAAGCTGGCGGGACGGGAACTCGGCGGTTGCGCGGCCTTCTACAACCGGGCGTGGATGGACGGCGTCACCCGCCACAGCGCCTGGGGAGACGCGGCGACCGAGGCGGCGGAAGCGGACGCGGTCAGCCTGGCGCACGAACTGATCAAGAGAAACGTCAAGGGACTGTTCCTGCTCAACAATCTGAAGTCGTCACGCTATGTTGATATGGCCCCGGAAGTGGCCGCACAAGGCGTCGAGACTTATCTGGGGCAGATAATCTGGGTCAAGGGGCAGCCCGCCGGCGTGCTCTGCGTCCTGTTCAGGGACAACTACGTCCCGTCCGGCAACGACGAGCATCTGTTCGGCATCGTTGCGGCGGCCATCATGGTCGAGGAGGAACGCAGTCAGGCGGACATGGAGCTGATCGCCGCCAAGGAGACGGCCGAGTCGGCAAACCGGGCCAAGAGCGAATTCCTGGCCAACATGAGCCATGAAATCCGCACCCCTCTCAACGGTATTTTCGGCATGCTTCAGCTCATGAGCGAGACCGATCTGGACGAGACCCAGCAGGACTTCGTGAGCACGGCCCTGACGTCGGGGCGCAGCCTGTTGCGCGTAATTAACGATGTTCTCGATTTTTCCAAGATGGAGGCGGGCATGCTCGTCCTGGTGGACGAACCCTTCGACCTGCGCCAGGTGCTCCGAGGCGTCCTGGACAACTTCACGGTCCAGGCCGCGGAGAGAAACGTGTCCGTGGGCGTCGAGGTGGACGCCAGCGTACCTTCCTTCATGCGCGGCGACGCGGCCCGGATCAGGCAGATTCTCTTCAACCTGGTGGGCAATGGAGTCAAGTTCACCAACGGCGGGGAAGTCGTGGTGGAGACCTGGGCTCGCCCGCTGGAGACGCGGCCTGAGATCCTGCGGCTGTATATTACGGTCAGCGACACGGGTATTGGCATCCCCGACGACATGATCGATTCCATCTTCGAGGCCTTTTCCCAGGTGGACGGGTCCTATACCCGCCGCTACGGGGGTACCGGTCTGGGGCTTGGCATCGTCAAGCGGCTCGTGGGCCTGATGAACGGCAGCATCATGGTGGAGAGCAGCGAAAAGGGCACCAGCATCCACCTGTATCTGGATGTGGCCGAGGCCCCGGAACAACGTCTGGCCGAAACGAACGCTGTCCCGCGGTCGGTGCAGATCGACCCCATGCGCATCCTCCTGGCCGAGGACGAGCGCATCAACCGCATGTCCGTGCGTATCCTGTTGGAGCGTCTCGGGCACACGGTCACCGAAGCCGAAGACGGACGCCAGGCACTGGAACTGCTCAAGTTCAACGATTTCGACGCGGTGCTCATGGATATTCAGATGCCGAACATGGACGGCCTCACCGCCATCCGGCTCATCCGCGAAAACGCTTCTCTCGGAGACAAGGCGAACATCCCGGTCATCGCCCTGACCGCCCATGCCATGAAGGGGGACAAGGAAAAGTTCCTGCAGGCGGGCATGACCGACTATCTGGCCAAGCCCGTGGAGTTCGTCGATCTCGTCAGCGTGCTCACTTCGGTTGCCTCCAGGAGTGACGGCGGCGAGCGGGACTCTTGA
- a CDS encoding aspartate/glutamate racemase family protein: MKTIGLLGGMSWESSAEYYRVMNRTVQERLGGLHSARILMHSVDFAEYREDMLAGRFDSIGRKLAGIARTLEQGGAELMVIGTNTMHLAAQHVADAVSVPLLHIADATARAAHALGVSRVGLIGTALTMERDFYRARLAENGIESVIPGEADRRLVDRVIFDEMCKGRFLDESRVEFVRVIEALAGQGAGAVILGCTEIGLLVRPGDTAVPLLDTCAIHAAAAVELALR; this comes from the coding sequence ATGAAAACCATAGGACTGTTGGGCGGCATGAGCTGGGAATCCTCGGCGGAATACTATCGCGTCATGAACCGCACCGTGCAGGAGCGGCTGGGCGGATTGCATTCGGCCAGAATCCTGATGCACAGCGTGGACTTTGCCGAATACCGTGAGGACATGCTGGCGGGCCGCTTCGACTCTATTGGCCGAAAGCTGGCCGGGATCGCCCGGACCCTGGAGCAGGGTGGGGCGGAGCTCATGGTCATCGGCACCAACACCATGCACCTGGCCGCACAGCACGTCGCGGACGCCGTTTCCGTCCCCCTGCTGCACATCGCGGACGCCACGGCCCGGGCCGCCCATGCCCTCGGAGTGTCCAGGGTCGGCCTGATCGGCACCGCCCTGACCATGGAGCGTGATTTCTACCGGGCAAGGCTGGCAGAAAACGGCATTGAGTCCGTCATTCCCGGCGAAGCGGACCGCAGGCTGGTGGACCGGGTTATCTTCGACGAGATGTGCAAGGGGCGTTTCCTGGACGAATCCCGTGTCGAATTCGTACGCGTCATCGAGGCGCTGGCCGGGCAAGGTGCCGGTGCCGTCATCCTCGGCTGCACAGAGATCGGCTTGCTGGTGCGACCCGGCGATACGGCCGTCCCGCTGCTGGACACCTGCGCCATCCATGCCGCCGCCGCGGTGGAGCTGGCCCTGCGGTAA
- a CDS encoding AzlD domain-containing protein — translation MDEKTVILTITGMMLVTYVPRVAPVLALASRSLPEPLVRWLSFVPTAVLSAMLFPSLLLREEHFDFSPENYFLWAAVPAFLLAWRTRSFFGTVALGMGLVAAGRYFLG, via the coding sequence ATGGATGAAAAGACGGTAATCCTGACCATCACCGGCATGATGCTGGTGACCTACGTCCCCCGCGTGGCTCCGGTGCTGGCCCTGGCCTCGCGCTCGCTGCCCGAGCCGCTGGTCCGCTGGCTCTCCTTTGTGCCTACCGCCGTGCTCTCGGCCATGCTCTTTCCCTCCCTGCTGCTCAGGGAGGAGCACTTCGACTTTTCGCCGGAAAACTATTTTCTCTGGGCGGCCGTCCCGGCCTTCCTGCTGGCATGGCGTACCCGGAGCTTCTTCGGCACTGTGGCTCTGGGCATGGGGTTGGTGGCGGCCGGCCGATACTTTCTGGGATAG
- a CDS encoding AzlC family ABC transporter permease, with amino-acid sequence MSTDAMTRDEAASSPLVSALRQVAPIIMGYIPVGAAFGVLAHKTGLSMLSTVLMSVMVYAGSAQLIAVALFAAGVPPLSIVATTFVVNLRHLLMSASLAPNLGRWRVWEQAMFSFEITDESFALHSARYARGDSSKAVSILINAMAHVSWCAASWVGYLAGGAIPDVKPLGIDYALPAMFIALLVMQTRNGLHVLVAGFSGLASIALIQAGADRWSVIIATVLGATLGAGVESWMKRR; translated from the coding sequence GTGTCCACAGACGCAATGACCCGCGACGAGGCCGCGTCCTCCCCCCTTGTTTCCGCCCTGAGACAGGTGGCGCCCATCATTATGGGCTATATTCCGGTGGGAGCGGCCTTCGGTGTATTGGCGCACAAGACCGGCCTGTCCATGCTCTCCACCGTGCTCATGTCGGTCATGGTCTATGCCGGCTCGGCCCAGCTCATCGCCGTGGCCCTGTTCGCGGCCGGGGTGCCGCCGCTGTCCATCGTGGCCACCACCTTCGTGGTCAACCTGCGCCACCTGCTCATGAGCGCTTCCCTTGCCCCGAATCTTGGCCGGTGGCGTGTGTGGGAGCAGGCCATGTTCAGCTTCGAGATAACGGACGAGTCCTTTGCCCTGCACTCGGCCCGGTATGCGCGGGGCGACAGCTCCAAGGCCGTGTCCATCCTGATCAACGCCATGGCGCACGTTTCCTGGTGCGCCGCCTCCTGGGTGGGCTACCTGGCCGGGGGAGCCATCCCCGACGTCAAGCCGCTGGGCATCGATTACGCCCTGCCCGCCATGTTCATCGCCTTGCTGGTTATGCAGACCCGTAACGGCCTGCATGTGCTCGTGGCCGGATTCTCCGGCCTGGCCTCCATCGCGCTTATCCAGGCGGGCGCGGATCGCTGGAGCGTCATCATCGCAACCGTCCTGGGCGCCACCCTTGGCGCTGGAGTCGAGTCATGGATGAAAAGACGGTAA
- a CDS encoding PLP-dependent aminotransferase family protein, with product MQTDETYRYRTVEKHIRAMIENRALGLGDKLPSLRKLATNLGVSISTVNQAYVELERKGVIEARPRSGFYVRQHALRLPRTEATATPMDGPRPVTRIGLIQTVLESVGRADAVELGVIAPGTELLPLKELSRITASVVRDHPERALGYAPIPGDPELIRQIAFRSMELGIPTDPGEPVITAGCMEALNLSLRSVCRRGDTVLIQTPTYYCFLQLLETLGLRAIEIASDPEGGVSPADLDHALRTFDIAACILAPNFNNPDSSLTPDEAKREIVRMLAARDIPLVEDDVSTDLHFTPKRPDTFKQFDEKGLVLLCSSFSKTISPGYRVGWLLPGRFRQKVLEMKAVTNVSSSAPAQMAIGEYLRQGRLERHLKRLRTALEEQMDTMQFHLERFFPAGTRVTHPEGGAVLWLELPGRVDAVELFFQARSHGIGIAPGAIFSTQDKFSNYVRLSCGMPWSERLHDGLRTLGELAKAMI from the coding sequence ATGCAGACGGACGAGACATACCGCTACCGAACCGTGGAAAAACATATCCGGGCCATGATCGAAAACCGGGCCCTGGGCCTGGGCGACAAGCTGCCCTCCCTGCGCAAGCTGGCCACCAACCTGGGGGTCTCCATCTCCACGGTGAACCAGGCCTATGTGGAACTGGAACGCAAGGGCGTCATCGAGGCCCGGCCCCGTTCCGGCTTCTACGTACGCCAGCACGCCCTGCGCCTGCCGCGCACCGAGGCCACCGCAACGCCCATGGACGGCCCGCGCCCGGTAACGCGCATCGGCCTGATCCAGACAGTGCTCGAATCCGTGGGTCGAGCCGACGCCGTGGAGCTGGGCGTCATCGCTCCGGGCACCGAGCTCCTCCCGCTCAAAGAGCTGAGCCGGATCACCGCGTCGGTGGTCCGGGACCACCCCGAGCGAGCCCTCGGCTATGCTCCCATCCCGGGCGACCCGGAGCTGATCAGGCAGATAGCCTTCCGGTCCATGGAGCTGGGCATCCCCACGGACCCCGGCGAACCGGTCATCACCGCCGGGTGCATGGAAGCCCTGAACCTCTCCCTGCGTTCGGTCTGCCGCCGTGGCGACACCGTGCTCATCCAGACGCCGACCTACTATTGTTTCCTGCAGCTCCTGGAGACCCTCGGCCTGCGCGCCATCGAGATTGCCTCCGACCCGGAGGGAGGGGTCTCCCCCGCCGACCTGGATCACGCCCTGCGGACCTTCGACATCGCCGCCTGCATCCTGGCCCCCAACTTCAACAACCCGGACTCCAGCCTGACCCCGGACGAGGCCAAACGCGAGATCGTGCGTATGCTGGCGGCCAGGGACATTCCCCTGGTGGAGGACGACGTGTCCACGGACCTGCACTTCACCCCCAAGCGGCCCGACACGTTCAAGCAGTTCGACGAAAAAGGGCTGGTCCTGCTCTGCTCCTCCTTCTCCAAGACGATCTCGCCGGGGTACCGCGTGGGCTGGCTTCTGCCGGGCCGTTTCCGGCAGAAGGTGCTGGAGATGAAGGCGGTCACCAACGTGTCCAGCTCGGCCCCGGCCCAGATGGCCATCGGCGAGTACCTGCGCCAGGGAAGGCTGGAACGGCACCTCAAGCGGCTGCGGACAGCCCTGGAGGAGCAGATGGACACCATGCAGTTCCATCTGGAGCGGTTCTTCCCCGCCGGGACAAGGGTCACCCATCCCGAGGGCGGCGCGGTCCTCTGGCTGGAGTTGCCTGGACGGGTGGACGCCGTGGAACTCTTCTTCCAGGCACGCTCGCATGGCATCGGCATCGCCCCCGGGGCCATCTTCAGCACCCAGGACAAGTTCTCCAACTATGTCCGCCTCAGTTGCGGCATGCCCTGGTCTGAAAGGCTGCACGATGGCCTCCGCACACTGGGAGAACTGGCCAAGGCCATGATCTGA
- a CDS encoding cache domain-containing protein, with the protein MLVIAVLVMLLAAAGTMYAGDNALRKDAVYMVHSTALGLGGLLSKVEDRETQLILLKEFVHKSRFFPKDCGYFFIINREGVCLAHGTQPEMEGKTILHTKDIEGAPLTQRMIEEAETGGGFFEYMWQKPGSKKAFRKLGYVEPIPGTPYIIGTGVYFPTPW; encoded by the coding sequence ATGTTAGTTATTGCGGTGCTGGTCATGCTGCTGGCCGCCGCCGGCACGATGTACGCAGGGGATAACGCCCTGCGCAAGGATGCGGTCTACATGGTCCACTCGACCGCCCTCGGCCTGGGAGGACTGCTCTCCAAAGTGGAAGATCGAGAAACGCAGCTTATCCTGCTCAAGGAATTCGTTCACAAATCCAGGTTTTTCCCCAAGGACTGCGGCTACTTCTTCATCATAAACCGTGAAGGGGTCTGCCTGGCCCACGGTACCCAGCCGGAGATGGAAGGGAAAACCATCCTGCACACGAAGGACATCGAAGGCGCCCCCCTGACGCAACGAATGATAGAGGAAGCGGAAACGGGCGGAGGCTTCTTCGAATACATGTGGCAGAAGCCGGGATCGAAAAAGGCTTTCCGCAAGCTCGGTTACGTCGAACCGATCCCCGGCACCCCGTACATCATTGGAACAGGGGTCTATTTTCCCACCCCGTGGTAG
- the rarD gene encoding EamA family transporter RarD has product MTPSSHTEKTYGFAAALGAFILWGLLPIYWKAVQSVDPFEILCHRIVWSLVFIAVILTIKKRWAETFVPIRSPKNLGILVMSSCCIGLNWLLYIWAVNNNHVLDTSLGYYINPLVNVLLGFIFFRERPSPMQYLAIGLAALGVVNSIVSHGELPWISLALGISFGFYGLLRKVATVESLPGLFLETAVLSPLALGYIIFLQAKGASGFLAGDLSVDLLLVGAGAVTATPLIGFAFGARRLQLTTVGILQYCAPSIAFLLGVFLYGEPFETTHLITFGLIWTALAVYTVDSVRTIRRSRRLARSAA; this is encoded by the coding sequence ATGACGCCAAGTTCGCATACGGAAAAGACATACGGCTTCGCGGCCGCGCTGGGAGCCTTCATCCTCTGGGGCCTGCTGCCCATCTACTGGAAGGCGGTGCAGTCCGTCGACCCGTTTGAAATCCTCTGCCACCGGATCGTCTGGTCCCTGGTCTTCATCGCCGTCATCCTGACCATCAAGAAGCGCTGGGCCGAGACCTTCGTCCCCATTCGCTCGCCCAAGAACCTGGGCATCCTCGTCATGTCCAGCTGCTGCATCGGCCTGAACTGGCTCCTCTACATCTGGGCCGTAAACAACAACCACGTCCTGGACACCAGCCTGGGCTATTACATCAACCCCCTGGTCAACGTGCTGCTCGGCTTCATCTTCTTCAGGGAGCGCCCTTCGCCCATGCAATATCTGGCCATCGGCCTGGCCGCGCTGGGCGTTGTCAATTCCATCGTCAGCCACGGGGAGTTGCCCTGGATTTCGCTGGCCCTGGGCATCAGTTTCGGCTTCTACGGCCTGCTGCGCAAGGTGGCCACCGTGGAATCCCTGCCCGGCCTTTTCCTCGAAACTGCGGTCCTGAGTCCGCTGGCCCTCGGCTATATCATCTTTCTCCAGGCCAAAGGCGCGAGCGGATTCCTGGCCGGCGATCTCTCCGTTGACCTGCTCCTGGTGGGTGCTGGCGCGGTCACGGCAACCCCGCTCATCGGGTTCGCCTTCGGCGCGCGCCGTCTGCAGCTGACCACCGTGGGCATCCTCCAGTATTGCGCGCCCAGCATAGCTTTCCTGCTTGGCGTCTTCCTCTACGGCGAGCCCTTCGAGACCACCCACCTGATCACCTTCGGCCTGATCTGGACTGCCCTGGCCGTCTACACCGTGGACTCGGTGCGCACCATCCGCCGCAGCCGCCGTCTTGCCCGATCTGCGGCCTAG
- a CDS encoding (Fe-S)-binding protein — protein sequence MEEHPLEILGEALKDAVAEMDVHCTDCGACSVRCAFLKEKGTPGRIAEMVRTLPCEEWPDPFHCSLCGLCGAICPEGLRPEKLFLAMRRELVRRGRLGLKPYKPILFYESVGDSELFSFFRLPQGGDTVLFPGCALPSTRPATVRRLFETLEEIVPSLGVALGCCIKPSFDLGREDFFRERFGALRDKLLAAGVRRVITACPNCQKVFAESGGPLESVTAYALLDEAGYAPKVNGGPPVVVHDACPQRHDEATRRGVRALAERCAVVVERTPAEGLLTRCCGEGGMVGFVRPDLAQTWTDAREKTVAGKRVLTSCAGCANYLGRRMEAVHILDVVFGTGGKRPLRPPLTYGARLLLKRWFKRRFGKG from the coding sequence ATGGAGGAGCATCCCTTGGAGATTCTGGGAGAGGCATTGAAGGACGCCGTGGCCGAGATGGATGTGCACTGCACCGATTGCGGGGCGTGCTCTGTACGTTGCGCCTTCCTGAAGGAGAAAGGAACGCCGGGCCGGATCGCCGAGATGGTGCGGACGCTGCCGTGTGAAGAGTGGCCCGATCCCTTTCATTGCAGCCTGTGCGGCCTGTGCGGCGCGATCTGTCCCGAGGGGCTGCGGCCGGAGAAGCTCTTTCTCGCCATGCGCCGGGAGCTGGTCCGGCGCGGACGCCTGGGTCTGAAACCCTACAAGCCCATTCTGTTTTATGAATCGGTGGGGGACAGCGAACTGTTCTCCTTTTTCCGTCTTCCCCAGGGTGGTGACACCGTCCTCTTTCCCGGTTGCGCTCTGCCTTCCACCCGGCCCGCCACGGTCCGCCGCCTGTTCGAAACCCTGGAGGAGATCGTCCCATCCCTTGGCGTGGCTCTGGGGTGCTGCATCAAGCCTTCCTTCGATCTGGGGCGCGAGGATTTCTTTCGCGAGCGGTTCGGCGCGTTGCGGGACAAGCTCCTCGCGGCGGGCGTCCGGCGGGTGATTACCGCCTGCCCCAACTGCCAGAAGGTTTTTGCGGAGAGCGGCGGCCCCCTGGAGTCGGTCACCGCCTATGCCCTGCTGGATGAGGCCGGGTATGCGCCCAAGGTCAACGGCGGTCCGCCCGTGGTGGTGCACGACGCCTGCCCCCAGCGTCACGATGAAGCCACGCGGCGGGGTGTGCGCGCTCTGGCGGAGCGGTGCGCCGTGGTCGTGGAACGGACACCTGCGGAAGGCCTTCTGACGCGCTGTTGCGGGGAGGGAGGCATGGTTGGGTTCGTGCGCCCTGATCTCGCGCAAACCTGGACCGACGCCCGTGAAAAGACGGTGGCAGGGAAACGGGTGCTCACCTCCTGCGCCGGGTGCGCCAACTACCTAGGCAGGCGAATGGAGGCCGTGCACATTCTGGACGTGGTCTTCGGCACCGGGGGCAAGCGTCCCCTGCGTCCGCCCCTGACATACGGAGCGCGTCTCCTGCTCAAGCGGTGGTTCAAGCGGCGGTTCGGGAAAGGGTAG
- a CDS encoding pancreas/duodenum homeobox protein 1 translates to MTQYGDIFTGEKLAAIFPPDKTDRFFEALFGEAEEGSYDISLDYVGAEGDTLGFELKLTQRPGKCLACNLTYGLPQVFSRHPVIDLAGVAEAVAGTVGRKPGSWELGRTREVSKALHVVPLTVVLD, encoded by the coding sequence ATGACACAGTATGGCGACATCTTTACCGGCGAAAAACTGGCGGCCATTTTTCCGCCCGACAAGACCGACCGATTTTTCGAAGCCCTGTTCGGGGAGGCTGAGGAGGGCAGCTACGATATATCCCTCGACTATGTGGGAGCCGAGGGGGATACCCTCGGGTTCGAGCTCAAGCTCACCCAGCGGCCCGGCAAGTGTCTTGCCTGCAACCTGACATACGGTTTGCCTCAGGTCTTTTCCCGGCATCCGGTCATCGACCTGGCCGGTGTGGCCGAAGCCGTGGCCGGTACCGTGGGGCGCAAGCCCGGCTCCTGGGAGCTGGGGCGTACCCGCGAAGTGTCCAAGGCCCTGCACGTGGTTCCACTCACCGTCGTGCTGGATTAG
- a CDS encoding DUF401 family protein translates to MESLLFKLAPFLKVLGAFVLMLVGIRLKAGIALSILAGGLVMALLFGLGPIQWAKVGALALTQEKFLFLTAIVGLILILSDAMERSGQSRRLMDALSGYLTSPRLRLVFFPALIGMLPMPGGAVFSAPMVKTVSEDMRVTNGDRALVNYWFRHVWEVCWPLYPGIILTVALADIPIVDLISKTWPGTLAMIAIGWFFFLRPSVLGRGELMSAPVPLSGKKRTAMKEGLPLLIAIIGAIGLEAGISAFLPGMDFEWGVIAALAGGVACVMLQNTQLGLAFLRDVLTRKSVWSMLFVVMAIFVFKDVMQAAGVVQEMSRTAGGGAALFAAAIFLPFLVGMVAGINVAFVGATFPLLLGLLDTLGMQSQTIAYLILATFAGFTGVMVSPIHICFILTCQYFECDLGRTWRKLVLPCSAFLLFGVGLFWFWL, encoded by the coding sequence ATGGAATCCCTACTCTTTAAACTCGCTCCCTTTTTGAAGGTCCTCGGTGCCTTTGTCCTCATGCTCGTAGGCATTCGGCTGAAAGCGGGCATCGCCCTGTCCATCCTGGCCGGAGGGCTGGTCATGGCCCTTTTGTTCGGCCTCGGGCCCATCCAGTGGGCCAAGGTCGGCGCGCTGGCCCTGACCCAGGAGAAGTTCCTGTTCCTGACTGCCATCGTCGGCCTGATTCTGATCCTCTCCGACGCCATGGAGCGCTCCGGGCAGTCCCGGCGGCTCATGGACGCTCTCTCGGGTTACCTGACCAGCCCCCGGCTGCGTCTGGTCTTTTTCCCGGCGCTCATCGGCATGCTGCCCATGCCCGGCGGAGCTGTCTTCTCCGCGCCCATGGTCAAGACCGTGTCCGAGGACATGCGGGTCACCAACGGCGACCGGGCTCTGGTCAACTACTGGTTCCGCCACGTCTGGGAGGTCTGCTGGCCCCTCTATCCCGGCATCATCCTGACCGTGGCCCTGGCCGACATCCCCATCGTCGATCTCATCTCCAAGACCTGGCCCGGCACCCTGGCCATGATCGCCATCGGCTGGTTCTTCTTCCTCCGTCCCAGCGTGCTGGGTAGGGGCGAACTGATGAGCGCCCCGGTGCCCCTGTCCGGGAAGAAGCGGACGGCCATGAAGGAGGGGCTGCCGCTGCTCATCGCCATCATAGGCGCCATCGGCCTTGAGGCTGGCATCTCCGCCTTCCTGCCGGGCATGGATTTCGAGTGGGGCGTCATCGCGGCCCTGGCGGGCGGCGTGGCCTGCGTCATGCTCCAGAACACCCAGCTCGGCCTCGCCTTTCTGCGAGACGTGCTCACGCGCAAGTCGGTCTGGTCCATGCTCTTCGTCGTCATGGCCATATTCGTTTTCAAGGACGTCATGCAGGCCGCTGGCGTGGTGCAGGAGATGTCCCGCACAGCGGGCGGCGGCGCAGCCCTGTTCGCGGCGGCGATATTCCTGCCGTTTTTGGTTGGCATGGTCGCGGGCATCAACGTGGCCTTTGTGGGCGCGACCTTTCCGTTGCTCCTCGGCCTGCTGGACACCCTGGGCATGCAGTCCCAGACCATCGCCTACCTGATCCTGGCCACCTTCGCCGGGTTCACCGGGGTCATGGTTTCGCCCATCCACATCTGTTTCATCCTCACCTGCCAGTATTTCGAGTGTGATCTGGGCCGCACGTGGCGCAAGCTCGTCCTGCCGTGCTCGGCCTTCCTGCTTTTCGGAGTGGGGCTTTTCTGGTTCTGGCTCTAG